In a single window of the Drosophila albomicans strain 15112-1751.03 chromosome 3, ASM965048v2, whole genome shotgun sequence genome:
- the LOC117567740 gene encoding uncharacterized protein LOC117567740 produces the protein MGLVESVLKKPTVNMDSVEAQFVRDAVANNKVTIFSKTYCPYCTMAKEPFRKLNVNALIIELDNRKDGNEIQSVLGEMTGARTVPRVFIDGKFIGGGTDIKRMYELGTLQKYFE, from the exons ATGGGTTTAGTTGAGAGTGTGCTAAAAAAACCTACAGTCAATATGGATAGCGTTGAAGCTCAATTTGTGCGCGATGCcgttgccaacaacaaggtgACAATCTTCAGCAAAACGTATTGCCCTTACTGCACAATGGCCAAGGAG CCGTTCCGCAAGTTGAATGTTAACGCTTTGATTATTGAGCTGGATAACCGTAAAGATGGCAATGAGATTCAATCTGTTTTGGGCGAAATGACAGGCGCTCGCACGGTTCCCCGCGTCTTTATAGATGGCAAGTTCATTGGTGGAGGCACAGATATTAAGCGCATGTATGAACTGGGaacactgcaaaaatactttgaataa
- the LOC117566982 gene encoding biogenesis of lysosome-related organelles complex 1 subunit 3: MTDVVRGEAPESDEEQDKQEIFAAEVSGEATEEEEDEDIYEKPSRASVTASIYRNNLLQRKLIESNIDIWRSLTAFTRSFVVNASKQLLNTDQMLIKSQVSLQSAHTALQQAQRNTAQLQSRTSAALTSSFLPVIQID, encoded by the exons ATGACTGATGTGGTGCGCGGTGAAGCTCCTGAATCGGACGAGGAGCAAGACAAGCAAGAG ATATTCGCAGCTGAAGTTTCTGGAGAAGCAACCGAAGAGGAAGAAGATGAAGACATCTATGAGAAGCCAAGTAGGGCGAGTGTAACTGCTTCCATCTACCGAAACAATCTACTACAACGTAAACTAA TTGAGAGCAATATTGATATTTGGAGATCGCTGACAGCGTTCACACGCAGTTTTGTGGTGAACGCATCCAAACAGCTGTTGAACACGGATCAAATGCTCATCAAATCGCAGGTATCCTTGCAATCGGCACACACAGCCTTGCAACAGGCTCAAAGGAACACAGCACAATTGCAATCCCGCACATCGGCAGCATTAACGAGCAGCTTTCTGCCCGTCATCCAAATAGATTAA
- the LOC117566981 gene encoding cell cycle checkpoint control protein RAD9A encodes MKCTLEGSNARVLAKAIQSLSKVGKELFIEADGQGLQMRTINATQSAVGSIRFSRAMFDTFQMPPSGDCYCKIAMKSCLGVFRNMKQVEHCELSVVNNSTKFQVKLRCKLETTKQALLSIVDEQNITSAVPTDQSVNCIRGDFKLFMEISNSFIASEEELTLEAKPDSLSAKNYIEGARVNDKFMRSQLKLKPSEFSHYQVAQEAVITFCIKEFRAFLLFAEALNAEMSIEFDDAGSPFLLKIKKHAEIECILILSTLSPDDVSFSEDYCQREIREADLPSVAQKRKSSTPGPTVQQKRRLAENTTVISDEDASVFQFREHRPPRPSEAPSVQPARLLADGDTVDVVEEEADEEALLLAVSEAAQASQAYPPNSTEVYFFETEEAPPTVLPPEKINDAEEEDESIPQSPEREQRHKLRTIFSRCFQNTYVPREPSPNSQVYAPNSDTED; translated from the exons ATGAAGTGCACCTTAGAAGGAAGCAATGCGCGCG tCCTTGCAAAGGCAATACAATCGCTCTCCAAAGTGGGCAAGGAATTGTTCATTGAGGCTGATGGCCAAGGATTACAGATGCGCACTATTAATGCCACACAATCGGCTGTGGGCAGTATACGTTTCAGTCGCGCAATGTTTGATACATTTCAGATGCCTCCCAGCGGCGATTGCTACTGTAAAATTGCAATGAAGTCGTGTCTGGGCGTCTTCCGCAATATGAAGCAG gtGGAGCACTGTGAGCTAAGCGTTGTAAATAATAGCACCAAGTTTCAAGTTAAGCTGCGCTGCAAGTTAGAAACTACAAAGCAAGCACTGCTCTCTATTGTGGATGAACAGAACATCACTTCAGCTGTGCCCACAGATCAAAGCGTGAATTG CATACGTGGAGACTTCAAATTGTTTATGGAAATATCGAACAGTTTCATTGCCTCGGAGGAGGAATTGACCCTGGAGGCCAAACCTGACAGCTTGTCGGCCAAAAACTACATCGAAGGCGCGCGTGTAAATGATAAATTCATGCGATCACAGCTGAAATTGAAGCCCAGTGAATTTTCGCACTATCAAGTGGCCCAAGAAGCCGTGATTACATTCTGCATCAAAGAATTTCGCGCTTTTCTGCTCTTTGCAGAAGCTCTAAACGCTGAAATGTCAATAGAGTTTGATGATGCAGGAAGTCCCTTTCTGCTTAAGATTAAGAAGCATGCCGAGATTGAATGTATACTAATTCTGTCCACGCTGTCACCCGATGACGTTAGCTTTTCTGAGGACTACTGTCAGCGCGAGATTCGCGAGGCTGATCTGCCCAGTGTGGCTCAGAAGCGGAAAAGCAGCACACCAGGACCCACAGTGCAACAGAAACGTCGGCTTGCTGAAAATACCACTGTAATATCGGACGAGGATGCGTCAGTTTTTCAATTCCGTGAGCATCGCCCACCTCGTCCATCCGAAGCTCCATCCGTACAACCAGCAAGACTGTTGGCCGATGGCGATACTGTGGATGTGGTTGAAGAGGAGGCTGACGAAGAAGCCTTGCTGTTGGCTGTGTCAGAGGCAGCACAAGCTAGCCAGGCATATCCACCGAACAGCACTGAAGTTTACTTCTTTGAGACGGAGGAGGCGCCGCCCACAGTGTTGCCGCCTGAAAAAATCAATGACGCAGAGGAGGAAGACGAAAGCATACCACAGTCGCCGGAACGTGAACAAAGGCACAAGTTGCGCACGATTTTCTCACGTTGCTTTCAAAACACATATGTGCCACGCGAGCCATCACCCAATAGTCAAGTGTATGCTCCCAATTCGGATACCGAGGATTAG
- the LOC117566980 gene encoding UDP-glucose:glycoprotein glucosyltransferase → MLRLVSFLLVAFAAPASVLLPQVAAESSQSFPITTLINAKWTQTPLYLEIAEYLADEQSGLFWDYVKAASALDTAFNDYDTESQQYNAALQVVRSHMSVPQLPLLKLVVSMHSLTPRIQTHFQLADELSAAGACDNAIFAQVGTELACSYAQLEQKLKISQTASSLDADVGSYSFDHIYPGSENNTRTVVLYADLGSAAFRPYHKLLENAANAGKVRYILRHQLAKRSERPVRLSGYGVELHLKSTEYKSQDDAPKPEAGAGGATAADELANETDVQGFDFKVLKAKHPTLKSALDQLRQRLLQGNDEIAQLKAWEFQDLGLQAAAVVAEIQGDEALQILQYTAHNFPMLARTLLAHKVSDEMRAEIKHNTDSLGRSLNVAPPDGALFINGLFFDADTMDLYSLVETLRSEMRVLESLHGNNVHGNLASALLALDLNSASKREFAIDIRDTSVQWINDIEQDAQYKRWPPSVMDLLRPTFPGMLRNIRKNVFNLVLVVDPLQPEARSVIKLAESFVIHQAPIRLGLVFDARASDDETVEDYVAIACAFNYVSQQKDARAALSFLTDIYAAVGETSPVNKAHIVKQLTKEVSSLSSSKAKDILGEDSDYDYGRQLAAEFVQRLGFGAVRQPQALLNGAPMPSNIISADSDFEEAIFTEIMSQTTTLQKAVYRGELTDNDEMINYLMNQPHVMPRLNQRILSQEDAKYLDINGVASKQLGNAAALNKLSNRDMTATLMANLKYFGGKKSNERIGSANLQFLTIWVFADLDTTEGRELLTHALDYVQSSQSVRLAFIPNTEGSSNKRSLNRLAWAAMQTLEPAKATDQVLKWLRQQAKRIEDIPKQLEDILGSTELHLKMLRVYSQRVLGLAKSQCLVIGNGRLYGPLGPSESFDSADFALLARYSDLQYGDKVREVLKQSSNEVHEDFNSDTLLKLYASLLPRQTKTRFKLPTDLRREHSVVNLPAKEQQLPHFDIAAVLDPASRAAQKLTPILILLRQTLNCQLQLFLTPVAQHSDMPVKNFYRYVVEPEVQFETNGARAEGPQAKFSGLPANPLLTQQLQVPENWLVEAVHAVYDLDNIKLRDIGGPVHSEFGLEYLLLEGHCFDAASGAPPRGLQLVLGTKAQPTLVDTIVMANLGYFQLKANPGAWTLRLREGKSTDIYAISHAEGPNTLHQQQTGAVQVLITSLRSHVTKLRVSKRPGMQHAELLSDDTAPAQTGIWNSIANSFGGSSGATATDEDVETINIFSVASGHLYERLLRIMMVSLLKHTKSPVKFWFLKNYLSPQFTDFLPHMAKEYNFQYELVQYKWPRWLHQQTEKQRTIWGYKILFLDVLFPLNVRKIIFVDADAIVRTDIKELYDLDLGGAPYAYTPFCDSRKEMEGFRFWKQGYWRSHLMGRRYHISALYVVDLKRFRKIAAGDRLRGQYQALSQDPNSLSNLDQDLPNNMIHQVAIKSLPDEWLWCQTWCSDSSFKSAKVIDLCNNPQTKEAKLTAAQRIVPEWKDYDAELKALLARIEDHENHSGIPNEQVVVTTEPPEPEHVHGEL, encoded by the exons ATGTTACGTCTTGTTAGTTTTTTGCTGGTCGCTTTCGCAGCACCTGCCTCAGTCCTCCTGCCGCAAGTGGCTGCAGAGTCCAGTCAAAGCTTCCCAATTACCACGCTTATTAACGCGAAGTGGACACAAACGCCATTATATCTGGAAATTGCCGAGTATCTGGCCGATGAGCAGTCCGGCCTGTTCTGGGACTATGTAAAAGCAGCGTCAGCATTGGACACGGCGTTCAACGATTATg ATACGGAATCGCAACAGTATAATGCTGCGTTGCAAGTGGTACGCTCGCATATGAGCGTGCCCCAACTGCCGCTGCTGAAGCTGGTCGTATCCATGCATAGTCTGACGCCACGCATCCAAACACATTTCCAGCTAGCCGATGAACTGAGTGCAGCAGGCGCCTGTGATAACGCCATCTTCGCTCAGGTTGGCACCGAACTCGCCTGCAGCTATGCGCAGTTGGAGCAGAAACTGAAGATTTCACAGACTGCGAGCAGTCTGGATGCGGACGTGGGCAGCTATAGCTTTGATCACATCTATCCGGGCAGTGAGAACAATACGCGCACAGTGGTGCTCTATGCTGATCTGGGCAGTGCCGCTTTTCGACCATATCACAAGCTGCTGGAGAATGCTGCAAATGCAGGCAAAGTACGCTACATTCTGCGCCATCAGCTGGCCAAACGTAGTGAGCGCCCTGTAAGATTATCGGGTTATGGCGTGGAGTTGCATTTGAAGTCCACTGAGTACAAGAGCCAAGATGATGCACCCAAGCCTGAGGCTGGCGCTGGTGGTGCAACTGCAGCCGACGAATTGGCCAATGAAACCGATGTTCAAGGATTTGACTTCAAGGTGCTAAAGGCCAAGCATCCCACACTGAAAAGCGCGTTGGATCAACTGCGACAACGACTGCTGCAGGGCAACGATGAGATTGCCCAGTTGAAGGCCTGGGAATTCCAAGACTTGGGACTGCaggccgctgctgttgttgctgaaatACAGGGCGATGAAGCGCTGCAGATTCTACAATACACTGCACATAATTTCCCAATGCTGGCACGGACGTTGCTCGCCCACAAGGTGAGCGATGAGATGCGTGCGGAGATTAAACACAACACGGATTCGTTGGGTCGCAGCCTGAATGTTGCGCCACCAGATGGTGCTCTGTTTATCAATGGACTGTTCTTTGATGCGGACACCATGGACTTGTATTCGCTGGTGGAAACGCTACGCTCCGAGATGCGTGTGCTGGAGAGTCTGCATGGCAACAATGTGCATGGCAACTTGGCCAGCGCCTTGCTCGCTTTGGATTTGAATAGCGCCAGCAAGCGAGAGTTTGCTATTGACATTCGTGATACATCAGTACAGTGGATAAACGATATTGAGCAAGATGCTCAGTACAAACGTTGGCCACCATCCGTCATGGATCTGTTGCGTCCCACATTCCCCGGCATGTTGCGCAACATTCGCAAGAATGTCTTCAACTTGGTGTTGGTTGTGGATCCACTGCAACCTGAAGCACGCAGTGTCATTAAGCTGGCCGAATCCTTTGTCATACACCAGGCACCTATACGCTTGGGTTTGGTCTTCGATGCCAGAGCCTCCGACGATGAAACTGTTGAGGATTATGTAGCCATTGCATGTGCATTCAACTATGTGAGCCAGCAGAAGGATGCACGTGCTGCACTCAGTTTCCTGACCGACATTTATGCCGCTGTCGGTGAAACGTCGCCCGTCAACAAAGCGCACATTGTCAAACAGCTGACCAAGGAGGTTAGCtcgctgagcagcagcaaggcCAAGGACATACTCGGCGAGGATTCCGATTACGATTATGGCAGGCAGTTGGCAGCCGAATTTGTGCAACGCTTGGGCTTTGGTGCCGTGCGCCAGCCGCAGGCGCTGCTCAATGGCGCTCCCATGCCCAGCAACATTATCAGTGCCGACAGTGATTTCGAAGAGGCTATCTTTACCGAGATTATGAGCCAGACCACAACGCTGCAGAAGGCTGTGTATCGTGGCGAACTGACCGACAATGATGAGATGATCAATTACCTGATGAATCAGCCACATGTGATGCCGCGTCTCAATCAGCGCATTCTCAGCCAAGAGGATGCTAAGTATTTGGACATAAACGGAGTCGCCTCCAAGCAGCTGGGCAATGCAGCTGCATTGAATAAGCTGTCCAACAGGGATATGACAGCCACATTGATGGCAAATCTGAAATACTTTGGTGGCAAGAAGAGCAACGAACGCATTGGCAGCGCCAATCTGCAGTTCTTGACCATCTGGGTGTTTGCCGATCTGGACACGACTGAAGGACGCGAACTGTTGACACATGCCCTGGACTATGTGCAGAGTAGCCAAAGCGTGCGCTTGGCCTTTATACCAAACACGGAGGGATCAAGTAATAAGCGCAGTTTGAATCGTTTGGCTTGGGCGGCCATGCAGACGCTGGAGCCGGCGAAGGCAACGGATCAGGTACTCAAGTGGCTGCGACAGCAGGCGAAACGCATTGAGGACATCCCCAAGCAGCTGGAGGACATCTTGGGCAGCACCGAATTGCATCTGAAAATGCTTCGCGTCTATTCGCAGCGCGTATTGGGTTTGGCCAAGTCCCAGTGTCTGGTTATTGGTAATGGACGACTCTATGGTCCACTTGGTCCTTCAGAGAGCTTCGATAGCGCGGACTTTGCGCTGTTGGCGCGTTACAGCGATTTGCAGTATGGCGATAAGGTGCGCGAGGTGCTGAAGCAATCGTCGAATGAAGTGCACGAGGATTTCAACAGCGATACTTTGCTTAAGCTTTATGCTAGTCTGTTGCCTCGTCAGACGAAGACACGGTTCAAGCTGCCCACAGATCTGCGACGTGAACACTCTGTGGTGAATTTGCCCGccaaggagcagcagctgccgcacTTTGACATTGCTGCTGTGCTTGATCCCGCTTCGAGAGCGGCACAGAAACTTACACCCATTTTGATCTTGCTGCGTCAAACTCTCAACTGCCAGTTGCAATTGTTCTTGACGCCCGTGGCACAACACAGCGACATGCCCGTGAAGAACTTCTATCGCTATGTTGTGGAGCCAGAAGTGCAATTTGAGACGAATGGAGCACGTGCCGAGGGACCGCAGGCCAAGTTCAGCGGCTTGCCTGCCAATCCACTGCTCACACAACAGCTGCAGGTGCCGGAGAATTGGCTTGTGGAGGCGGTGCATGCTGTCTACGATCTGGATAACATTAAGCTGCGTGACATCGGCGGACCTGTGCACAGTGAATTTGGCTTGGAGTATCTGCTGCTCGAGGGACATTGTTTCGATGCGGCCAGCGGAGCCCCACCCAGAGGATTGCAGTTGGTGCTCGGCACTAAGGCGCAGCCCACGCTGGTGGACACCATTGTGATGGCGAATCTGGGCTACTTCCAACTCAAGGCCAATCCGGGCGCATGGACCTTGCGTCTGCGCGAGGGTAAATCCACAGACATCTATGCCATCAGCCATGCAGAGGGACCCAATACATTGCATCAACAGCAGACGGGAGCCGTCCAGGTGCTCATCACCTCGCTGCGCTCTCATGTGACGAAGCTGCGCGTGTCCAAGCGTCCGGGCATGCAGCACGCTGAGCTGTTGTCCGATGATACTGCGCCAGCACAGACGGGCATTTGGAACAGCATTGCGAATAGCTTTGGCGGCAGCAGTGGAGCCACTGCCACCGATGAGGATGTGGAGACCATTAACATTTTCTCGGTGGCTTCTGGACATCTGTACGAGCGTCTACTGCGTATTATGATGGTGTCGCTGCTGAAGCACACCAAGTCGCCGGTCAAATTCTGGTTTCTCAAGAACTATTTGTCGCCGCAGTTCACCGACTTCTTGCCGCACATGGCCAAGGAGTACAACTTCCAGTACGAGCTGGTGCAATACAAGTGGCCACGTTGGCTGCACCAGCAAACGGAGAAGCAACGTACCATTTGGGGCTATAAGATTCTCTTCCTGGATGTGCTTTTCCCACTCAATGTGCGCAAGATTATCTTTGTGGATGCCGATGCCATTGTGCGCACGGACATTAAGGAGCTGTACGACTTGGATTTGGGCGGTGCTCCATATGCGTACACGCCATTCTGTGATTCACGCAAGGAGATGGAAGGATTCCGCTTCTGGAAGCAGGGCTATTGGCGCAGTCATCTAATGGGCAGACGCTATCACATCTCTGCCTTGTATGTGGTGGACTTGAAGCGTTTCCGCAAGATTGCCGCCGGCGATCGATTGCGTGGTCAGTACCAGGCACTCAGTCAGGATCCGAATAGTTTATCGAATTTAGATCAAGATCTGCCCAACAATATGATACATCAGGTGGCCATCAAGTCGCTGCCGGATGAGTGGTTGTGGTGTCAGACCTGGTGTAGCGACAGCTCGTTCAAGAGCGCCAAGGTTATCGATTTGTGCAACAATCCACAGACCAAGGAGGCCAAATTGACTGCGGCGCAGCGCATTGTGCCCGAATGGAAGGATTACGATGCCGAGCTCAAGGCGTTACTCGCCCGCATCGAGGATCATGAGAATCACAGCGGCATCCCCAATGAGCAGGTGGTCGTCACCACAGAACCGCCAGAGCCGGAGCATGTGCATGGCGAGCTGTGA